The Vicia villosa cultivar HV-30 ecotype Madison, WI linkage group LG1, Vvil1.0, whole genome shotgun sequence genome includes a region encoding these proteins:
- the LOC131612041 gene encoding uncharacterized protein LOC131612041, giving the protein MDEKQRKKHIREPPSVPFIWETKPGIPIKDWKPMVSSVSQLPKTPLKQIASVPFVWEEKPGTPLPSFSHVDKHEGITSLEFEAFSFDADECLKFSTDIIPMQQSSFSKNTCDLLCTPSCPVSPASSETDGSLSSYATGVSSLTGSAFLECLFPLFPPKSGFLEKNVGYAEKGSSSLVELKGKGFEDEDFMCDVSSKQPTLGELIMMSRRRSCRRKATQMNKWDPPKKITRKQAFGCFSIVTSSSMFEGLLKRKYYPRLKLV; this is encoded by the exons atggATGAAAAACAAAGGAAGAAACATATTAGAGAACCACCTTCAGTTCCTTTCATATGGGAAACAAAACCAGGCATTCCTATAAAAGATTGGAAACCAATGGTTTCATCAGTTTCTCAGTTGCCAAAAACTCCACTCAAACAGATTGCATCAGTTCCTTTTGTTTGGGAGGAAAAACCAGGAACACCACTACCTAGCTTCTCCCATGTTGATAAACACGAAGGCATAACTAGCTTGGAGTTTGAAGCATTTAGTTTTGATGCAGATGAATGTTTGAAATTCTCTACGGATATTATTCCGATGCAGCAAAGTTCGTTTTCGAAGAATACTTGTGACTTGCTTTGTACTCCATCTTGCCCTGTCTCTCCAGCTTCATCGGAGACGGATGGTAGTTTAAGTAGTTATGCAACTGGTGTGTCGAGTTTAACTGGTTCGGCTTTTTTGGAATGTCTTTTTCCTTTGTTTCCTCCAAAGTCTGGTTTTCTTGAGAAGAATGTTGGTTATGCTGAAAAGGGAAGTTCAAGTTTGGTGGAACTAAAAGGTAAAGGTTTTGAGGATGAAGATTTTATGTGCGATGTGTCGAGCAAGCAACCGACACTTGGAGAACTTATTATGATGAGTAGGAGAAGAAGCTGTAGAAGAAAAGCAACTCAAATGAACAAATGGGATCCACCAAAG AAAATCACAAGAAAACAAGCTTTTGGATGCTTCTCCATTGTAACCAGCAGCAGTATGTTTGAAGGCCTGTTGAAGAGAAAGTACTACCCTAGGCTGAAACTAGTCTAG